In Janibacter sp. CX7, a single genomic region encodes these proteins:
- a CDS encoding sucrase ferredoxin: protein MSTTPSARPTRCSLAALERGDVPVGTAVPARYWMLVGHPGPWPAKPIAAPDIADVRADLDAALGRFGARLQLIRRHGRLEGDQVDAEGLQQVFLVDVWRGLVGRARWERPEDLVALAGRFDDLPDPTSEPLFLVCAHGRKDVCCAVEGRVVAAVLDDALPGAVWETTHLGGDRFAGNVVILPEGSMYGRLTGDTAPRVVLDHLDGRVDLDRWRGRCSWHPAAQAAAHDLLRTDPSVRLPDLAPPRLEAAGEDAWLVHLDHGGRSSLRHVVRTMSAPHQLTCGGAPKVQALFDVTTPG, encoded by the coding sequence GTGAGCACGACCCCCTCCGCGAGGCCCACCCGGTGCTCGCTCGCTGCCCTCGAGCGCGGCGACGTGCCGGTCGGCACCGCCGTGCCCGCGCGCTACTGGATGCTCGTCGGTCACCCCGGCCCGTGGCCGGCCAAGCCGATCGCGGCGCCCGACATCGCCGACGTCCGCGCGGACCTCGACGCGGCCCTGGGGCGCTTCGGTGCCCGGCTCCAGCTCATCCGCCGGCACGGCCGGCTCGAGGGCGACCAGGTCGATGCCGAGGGGCTGCAGCAGGTCTTCCTCGTCGACGTGTGGCGCGGGCTCGTCGGCCGCGCCCGCTGGGAGCGGCCCGAGGACCTCGTCGCGCTCGCGGGGCGCTTCGACGACCTGCCCGACCCGACGAGCGAACCGCTCTTCCTCGTGTGCGCCCACGGGCGCAAGGACGTCTGCTGCGCGGTCGAGGGGCGGGTCGTCGCCGCGGTCCTCGACGACGCCCTGCCCGGTGCCGTCTGGGAGACGACCCACCTCGGCGGCGACCGCTTCGCCGGCAACGTCGTGATCCTCCCTGAGGGGTCGATGTACGGCCGGCTCACCGGCGACACCGCGCCCCGGGTCGTCCTCGACCACCTCGACGGTCGGGTCGACCTCGACCGCTGGCGTGGCCGCTGCTCCTGGCACCCGGCGGCGCAGGCCGCGGCCCACGACCTGCTGCGCACCGACCCCTCCGTGCGCCTGCCCGACCTCGCACCGCCGCGCCTCGAGGCCGCCGGCGAGGACGCCTGGCTGGTCCACCTCGACCACGGTGGGCGGTCCTCCCTTCGTCATGTCGTGCGCACGATGAGCGCGCCCCACCAGCTCACCTGCGGAGGGGCGCCCAAGGTGCAGGCGCTCTTCGACGTGACGACCCCGGGCTGA
- a CDS encoding cupin domain-containing protein, giving the protein MTDAHEAGAPARCTGLARVTDLGPEELERSWGREPRHVTAAALPTPFDDLLTTRDVDDLLSRRGLRTPFLRVARDGHTLADADFTRGGGVGAGVTDQLDDTALLRLFAEGHTLVLQGLHRTHPPVLELAQDLAADLGHPVQVNAYVTPPSSRGFAAHYDVHDVFVLQTAGEKRWRLHAPVQPHPLRDQPWQDRRPAVEQAATGEPHLEVTLRPGDVLYVPRGWLHSATALGGVSTHLTVGIHVWHRGHLAEAVFDAARRGLAAQESQRTSLRPGVDVADPEAIADDLAAVREALLQAVADVDASAVAARLAARQRAAQRPGPVSPVGTVEALADGLDDLPIAPRAHLQASLETGAEGAVLVSRAGRLPLTDDDAAAVTAWLAGAVPAVLDPDLARRLVVAGVAVPAAERPA; this is encoded by the coding sequence GTGACCGACGCCCACGAGGCCGGTGCACCCGCGCGGTGCACCGGCCTCGCCCGCGTCACCGACCTCGGCCCCGAGGAGCTCGAGCGCTCCTGGGGTCGAGAGCCCCGGCACGTGACCGCGGCGGCGCTGCCGACCCCCTTCGACGACCTGCTGACGACCCGTGACGTCGACGACCTGCTCTCGCGTCGTGGCCTGCGCACTCCCTTCCTGCGCGTGGCCCGTGACGGGCACACGCTCGCTGACGCCGACTTCACCCGCGGCGGTGGCGTCGGCGCGGGCGTGACCGACCAGCTCGACGACACCGCGCTGCTGCGCCTCTTCGCCGAGGGGCACACCCTCGTCCTGCAGGGCCTGCACCGCACCCACCCGCCGGTGCTCGAGCTCGCCCAGGACCTCGCCGCCGACCTCGGCCACCCCGTGCAGGTCAATGCCTATGTCACCCCGCCGAGCAGCCGCGGCTTCGCCGCCCACTACGACGTGCACGACGTCTTCGTCCTGCAGACCGCGGGGGAGAAGCGCTGGCGCCTGCACGCCCCCGTCCAGCCGCACCCGCTGCGTGACCAGCCGTGGCAGGACCGGCGCCCGGCCGTCGAGCAGGCGGCCACCGGCGAGCCGCACCTCGAGGTCACGCTTCGGCCCGGCGACGTGCTCTACGTGCCCCGTGGCTGGCTGCACTCGGCGACCGCCCTCGGCGGCGTGAGCACGCACCTGACCGTCGGCATCCACGTGTGGCACCGCGGACACCTCGCCGAGGCCGTTTTCGACGCCGCGCGAAGGGGGCTGGCTGCGCAGGAGTCGCAGCGCACCTCCCTTCGCCCCGGGGTGGACGTCGCCGACCCCGAGGCCATCGCCGACGACCTCGCCGCCGTCCGCGAGGCGCTGCTGCAGGCCGTCGCCGACGTCGACGCGAGCGCCGTCGCCGCACGGCTCGCCGCCCGCCAGCGCGCGGCCCAGCGGCCGGGGCCGGTGAGCCCGGTCGGGACCGTCGAGGCCCTCGCCGACGGGCTCGACGACCTCCCCATCGCGCCCCGCGCCCACCTGCAGGCTTCGCTCGAGACCGGCGCCGAGGGCGCGGTCCTCGTCAGCCGGGCCGGGCGGCTGCCCCTCACCGACGACGACGCGGCGGCGGTGACGGCCTGGCTCGCCGGCGCGGTGCCCGCCGTGCTCGACCCCGACCTCGCCCGGCGGCTCGTCGTCGCCGGGGTGGCGGTGCCCGCCGCCGAGCGCCCCGCGTAG
- a CDS encoding trans-acting enoyl reductase family protein: MTAPTAARDLDVVLVGATGFVGRLTAAHLRDHAPDGLRVALAGRSRDKLDALAAELGDAAATWPRVVVDVSDPAACADLAARTRVLVTTVGPYAAYGRELVKACAVAGTHYADLTGEVLFVRDSAEAFHEVAQRSGARVVHSCGFDSIPSDIGVWETARVAREEGAGELTDTVLFVRRLRGGLSGGTIDSMRRQTIAARESVEDRRVINDPYGLSPDRAAEPTSADRAEIAPTTTEHSRVRSALGKVGSRLPVRRTADGHWTGPFIMASYNTRIVRRSNALLGWAYGRAFRYHEVTDFGSRAKSPFAATGMTAGLLGLVAGLSFAPTRRVVDRFLPEPGEGPDEQTRVNGRFTMEVVASTTGGAQYATTVAAKADPGYNGTAIMLGQAALCLAQDDLTSEGGVLTPAVAMAAPLIERLRAQDFTIETRRIDA, translated from the coding sequence ATGACTGCACCCACCGCTGCCCGCGACCTCGACGTCGTGCTTGTCGGAGCCACCGGCTTCGTCGGTCGACTCACCGCGGCGCACCTGCGCGACCACGCCCCCGACGGCCTGCGCGTCGCCCTCGCCGGACGCTCGCGGGACAAGCTCGACGCCCTCGCCGCCGAGCTCGGTGACGCCGCCGCCACGTGGCCGCGGGTCGTCGTCGACGTCTCCGACCCCGCCGCCTGCGCGGACCTCGCCGCCCGCACGCGCGTCCTCGTGACCACGGTCGGCCCCTATGCCGCCTACGGGCGCGAGCTCGTCAAGGCCTGCGCCGTCGCCGGCACGCACTACGCCGACCTCACCGGCGAGGTGCTCTTCGTCCGTGACTCCGCCGAGGCCTTCCACGAGGTGGCCCAGCGCTCCGGCGCCCGGGTCGTCCACTCGTGCGGCTTCGACTCGATCCCCTCGGACATCGGCGTCTGGGAGACGGCCCGGGTCGCCCGCGAGGAGGGCGCCGGCGAGCTGACCGACACGGTGCTCTTCGTGCGCCGCCTGCGCGGCGGCCTCTCCGGCGGCACGATCGACTCGATGCGCCGGCAGACGATCGCCGCGCGCGAGTCCGTCGAGGACCGACGCGTCATCAACGACCCCTACGGCCTGAGCCCCGACCGCGCCGCCGAGCCGACGAGCGCCGACCGGGCCGAGATCGCCCCGACGACCACCGAGCACTCGCGGGTGCGCTCGGCGCTCGGCAAGGTCGGCTCCCGGCTGCCGGTGCGCCGCACCGCCGACGGTCACTGGACCGGCCCCTTCATCATGGCGTCGTACAACACGCGCATCGTGCGCCGGAGCAATGCCCTGCTCGGCTGGGCCTACGGCCGTGCCTTCCGCTACCACGAGGTGACCGACTTCGGCAGCCGCGCGAAGTCCCCCTTCGCCGCCACCGGCATGACCGCCGGCCTGCTCGGTCTCGTCGCTGGCCTGTCCTTCGCGCCGACCCGTCGGGTCGTCGACCGCTTCCTGCCCGAGCCGGGCGAGGGTCCGGACGAGCAGACGCGGGTCAACGGGCGCTTCACGATGGAGGTCGTCGCCTCCACGACCGGTGGCGCGCAGTACGCGACGACGGTCGCGGCCAAGGCCGACCCCGGCTACAACGGCACGGCGATCATGCTCGGCCAGGCCGCGCTGTGCCTCGCCCAGGACGACCTGACGAGCGAAGGGGGCGTGCTCACCCCCGCGGTCGCGATGGCCGCCCCGCTCATCGAGCGCCTGCGGGCGCAGGACTTCACCATCGAGACCCGGCGCATCGACGCCTGA
- a CDS encoding N-acetyltransferase, protein MSGGPRNQTGFLPIVPEDLPEGWTTRVPDETDVDELIALVSSAKRAVDGSGAVEAELVAGEAVGEGSWTRRQVVVADPQGAIRVWARVHDRAAGRSNVDLTADPALGREDGQALAASLLAWAEAVALRISRGRGLGGTRLDVSVHEDDDRLRSMLEPAGFTRARRWLQMSRPIGPGDAELAETREGVVVRQVARREDGTPVAADLQAVYRMIEESFADHFNSYRESFPEFLSRLREAPGHRWDHWWIADIEIEGQWVPGGAVAAAVLPEDADGHEGTYIDYIGVHRLARGRGVAKSLLHAVIADTARRGRNRVSLEVDADSPTGADGIYASMGWVTRYRTESWHRDVRAEGTDAPVPQARLDES, encoded by the coding sequence GTGAGCGGCGGCCCCCGCAACCAGACCGGCTTCCTCCCGATCGTCCCGGAGGACCTGCCCGAGGGCTGGACGACCCGGGTGCCCGACGAGACCGACGTCGACGAGCTCATCGCGCTCGTCTCGTCGGCCAAGCGGGCGGTCGACGGCTCCGGTGCCGTCGAGGCCGAGCTCGTCGCCGGCGAGGCCGTCGGTGAGGGCTCGTGGACCCGTCGTCAGGTCGTCGTCGCTGATCCGCAGGGTGCGATCCGGGTGTGGGCCCGGGTGCACGACCGGGCGGCCGGCCGGTCCAACGTCGACCTGACCGCTGACCCGGCGCTCGGTCGCGAGGACGGTCAGGCGCTCGCGGCCTCGCTGCTCGCCTGGGCCGAGGCGGTCGCGCTGCGCATCTCCCGCGGGCGCGGGCTCGGAGGCACCCGGCTCGACGTGTCGGTGCACGAGGACGACGACCGCCTGCGCAGCATGCTCGAGCCGGCCGGCTTCACCCGCGCGCGTCGGTGGCTGCAGATGAGCCGGCCCATCGGTCCCGGCGACGCCGAGCTCGCCGAGACCCGCGAGGGCGTCGTCGTGCGCCAGGTCGCGCGCCGCGAGGACGGCACCCCGGTCGCGGCGGACCTGCAGGCGGTCTACCGGATGATCGAGGAGTCCTTCGCCGACCACTTCAACTCCTATCGCGAGTCCTTCCCGGAGTTCCTCTCGCGGCTGCGCGAGGCGCCCGGCCACCGGTGGGACCACTGGTGGATCGCCGACATCGAGATCGAGGGCCAGTGGGTGCCCGGCGGCGCCGTGGCCGCAGCGGTGCTGCCCGAGGACGCCGACGGCCACGAGGGCACCTACATCGACTACATCGGCGTCCACCGCCTGGCCCGCGGTCGCGGGGTGGCCAAGTCGCTGCTCCACGCCGTCATCGCCGACACCGCTCGCCGCGGCCGCAACCGCGTCTCGCTCGAGGTCGACGCCGACAGCCCGACCGGCGCCGACGGGATCTATGCGTCGATGGGCTGGGTCACCCGCTATCGCACCGAGTCCTGGCACCGCGACGTGCGCGCCGAGGGCACCGACGCCCCCGTGCCGCAGGCCCGCCTCGACGAGTCCTGA
- a CDS encoding crotonase/enoyl-CoA hydratase family protein, whose translation MPRHITTTIQDGIGHVRLSRPDKLNALTLDMLDDLAAAAHGLRSDRRLRAVVVSGEGDSFCAGLDFGSAMKKPSAIASRFVPRPWRGTNTFQEAPWALRRLPVPVIAAVSGHCLGGGLQIALAADFRITHPEATWSVLEGRWGIIPDMSGVQALSELVGIDVAKKLTMTADKISGTRAHELGLATEVAADPVAAATELAQQLATRSPDALAATKRLFDGTWNRSPRYTFARERREQLPLLFGPNAARARAANARKESPDFLPRQRRMVP comes from the coding sequence ATGCCCCGGCACATCACGACGACCATCCAGGACGGCATCGGACACGTGCGCCTGTCCCGGCCCGACAAGCTCAACGCGCTGACGCTCGACATGCTCGACGACCTCGCCGCGGCGGCCCACGGGCTGCGCTCCGACCGACGGCTGCGGGCCGTCGTCGTCTCGGGGGAGGGGGACTCCTTCTGCGCCGGGCTCGACTTCGGCTCGGCGATGAAGAAGCCGTCGGCGATCGCGTCGCGCTTCGTCCCGCGGCCGTGGCGGGGGACCAACACCTTCCAGGAGGCGCCGTGGGCGCTGCGCCGCCTGCCCGTGCCGGTCATCGCGGCCGTGAGCGGGCACTGCCTCGGTGGCGGGCTGCAGATCGCGCTTGCTGCCGACTTCCGCATCACCCATCCCGAGGCGACGTGGTCGGTGCTCGAGGGCCGCTGGGGGATCATCCCCGACATGTCCGGCGTGCAGGCCCTCTCGGAGCTCGTCGGCATCGACGTGGCGAAGAAGCTGACGATGACCGCCGACAAGATCTCGGGGACCCGGGCGCACGAGCTCGGGCTCGCGACCGAGGTCGCCGCCGACCCCGTGGCCGCGGCCACCGAGCTCGCGCAGCAGCTGGCGACCCGTTCGCCGGACGCGCTCGCCGCGACCAAGCGGCTCTTCGACGGCACGTGGAACCGCAGCCCGCGCTACACCTTCGCCCGTGAGCGAAGGGAGCAGCTGCCCCTGCTCTTCGGGCCCAACGCCGCTCGGGCACGAGCGGCCAATGCCCGCAAGGAGTCCCCCGACTTCCTGCCCCGTCAGCGACGGATGGTCCCGTGA
- a CDS encoding SRPBCC family protein yields the protein MTTTQNAPLLESTTDIDATPEQVWAVITDPRALAGLSDQVVRTHVVGTAPVGLGTRTININRRGPLLWPTRAKVVRFERARDYAFRVKDNATIWSFELAPSAAGGTTVTHRREAPQGTTQISRTLQDKVLGGVSDFDREMEAGMAVTLRRLKELLEAR from the coding sequence ATGACGACGACGCAGAACGCCCCGCTCCTGGAGTCCACGACCGACATCGATGCCACGCCCGAGCAGGTCTGGGCGGTCATCACCGATCCGCGAGCCCTCGCCGGACTGTCCGATCAGGTGGTGCGCACCCACGTCGTGGGTACGGCCCCCGTCGGGCTCGGCACGCGCACGATCAACATCAACCGTCGCGGTCCGCTGCTCTGGCCGACCCGCGCCAAGGTCGTGCGCTTCGAGCGCGCGCGCGACTACGCCTTCCGGGTCAAGGACAACGCGACGATCTGGTCCTTCGAGCTCGCGCCCTCGGCCGCGGGTGGCACGACCGTGACCCACCGCCGCGAGGCCCCGCAGGGCACGACGCAGATCTCGCGCACCCTGCAGGACAAGGTGCTCGGTGGCGTCTCCGACTTCGACCGCGAGATGGAGGCGGGCATGGCCGTCACCCTGCGCCGGCTCAAGGAGCTGCTCGAGGCGCGCTGA
- a CDS encoding MMPL family transporter yields the protein MALRLYRLGRWCATHAKSVLAAWLVVLVLAGSGAAAFGRPLTNEVSVPGSEFEEVLDNLQTEIPDAAGGFGTVVLHTEDGAFTSEQRTAIDKVYGEWEDQPSVKRVINPFDNQRTLDDSRTDLTDAKKDLDKGQKDLDKAWVKISKAQGQLDYGNAWIDYFEKNDPDSPHLAEIRQQVKDGEKKMAKAKKDYAKGERKLKAGRTQYDAGTIVAHGAADTRFVTDDGYALTQIQFDTNTNSVDPEVKEAIVEIGKQLDDVGIQTEYSVEITQENTLVGPGEVVGLVIAAIVLTLALGSLIAAGLPISGALLGVGVGLAGAMTATHFFDMHAMTPALALMLGLAVGIDYALFIVNRHRIQLLDGREMTDSIAHAVGTAGSAVVVAGTTVAIALTALVITPVPLLGQMGLVAAATVVVAVCVALTLTPALLHVVGRRVISKRAWAKHAARPDTDQVFGSRYVDGVTKRPALVVLAVIALCGIIAVPALSLRLGLPDGSSEPLESTAHQTYVEVEDNFGAGANGPIIAVATLDEPAKDTDAVLVEQSHLVKELRSVDGVKAVIPFGVSDDRTTLAFQVVTVGGPADKETSDTVRLLKASAGPIGTATHSEIGLTGQTVANIEISEQLAAALPPYLAIVIGLSLVLLTIVFRSILVPLVATAGFLLSVAASFGAAVAVYQWGWLGSILGVDTPGPMLSFMPIMLIGVLFGLAMDYQMFLVSGMKEAHAHGADARAAVRHGFTHGAKVVLAAALIMAAVFAGFIFAHLTMIRPIGFALAVGVLVDALLVRMTLTPAVMHLLGEGAWWMPRWLDRILPDLDVEGTALEQGPVTKGETSATAEPVSGS from the coding sequence ATGGCACTTCGCCTCTACCGCCTCGGCCGCTGGTGCGCCACCCACGCCAAGAGCGTGCTCGCGGCCTGGCTCGTCGTCCTCGTACTGGCCGGATCCGGCGCCGCCGCCTTCGGTCGCCCCCTGACCAACGAGGTGTCGGTGCCCGGGAGCGAGTTCGAGGAGGTGCTGGACAACCTGCAGACCGAGATCCCCGACGCAGCAGGCGGCTTCGGCACGGTGGTGCTCCACACCGAGGACGGCGCATTCACCTCCGAGCAGCGCACGGCGATCGACAAGGTCTACGGCGAGTGGGAGGACCAGCCGAGCGTCAAGCGGGTCATCAACCCCTTCGACAACCAGCGGACCCTCGACGACTCGCGCACCGACCTGACGGACGCGAAGAAGGACCTCGACAAGGGCCAGAAGGACCTCGACAAGGCCTGGGTCAAGATCTCCAAGGCCCAGGGCCAGCTCGACTACGGCAACGCGTGGATCGACTACTTCGAGAAGAACGACCCCGACAGCCCGCACCTCGCCGAGATCCGCCAGCAGGTCAAGGACGGCGAGAAGAAGATGGCCAAGGCCAAGAAGGACTACGCCAAGGGGGAGCGCAAGCTCAAGGCCGGCCGGACCCAGTACGACGCCGGCACGATCGTCGCCCACGGGGCCGCGGACACACGATTTGTCACCGATGACGGCTACGCGCTGACCCAGATCCAGTTTGACACCAACACCAACTCCGTCGACCCCGAGGTCAAGGAGGCGATCGTCGAGATCGGGAAGCAGCTCGACGACGTCGGGATCCAGACGGAGTACAGCGTCGAGATCACCCAGGAGAACACCCTCGTCGGTCCCGGTGAGGTCGTCGGCCTGGTCATCGCTGCCATCGTGCTCACCCTCGCCCTCGGCTCGCTCATCGCTGCCGGACTGCCGATCTCCGGTGCCCTCCTCGGCGTCGGCGTCGGCCTCGCCGGGGCCATGACCGCGACGCACTTCTTCGACATGCACGCGATGACCCCGGCGCTCGCGCTCATGCTCGGCCTCGCCGTCGGCATCGACTACGCGCTCTTCATCGTCAACCGGCACCGCATCCAGCTGCTCGACGGGCGCGAGATGACCGACTCCATCGCGCACGCCGTCGGCACCGCGGGCAGCGCCGTCGTCGTCGCCGGCACGACCGTCGCCATCGCGCTCACCGCACTCGTCATCACCCCCGTGCCGCTCCTCGGCCAGATGGGACTCGTCGCCGCCGCGACCGTCGTCGTCGCCGTGTGCGTCGCCCTGACGCTCACCCCGGCCCTGCTCCACGTCGTCGGCCGCCGGGTCATCTCGAAGCGCGCGTGGGCCAAGCATGCCGCCCGGCCCGACACCGACCAGGTCTTCGGGTCGCGCTACGTCGACGGCGTGACGAAGCGCCCCGCGCTCGTCGTGCTCGCTGTCATCGCCCTGTGCGGGATCATCGCGGTGCCGGCGCTCTCCCTTCGCCTCGGGCTGCCGGACGGGTCGAGTGAGCCGCTTGAGTCCACCGCCCACCAGACCTACGTCGAGGTCGAGGACAACTTCGGCGCCGGGGCCAACGGTCCGATCATCGCCGTCGCAACCCTCGACGAGCCGGCGAAGGACACGGACGCGGTCCTCGTCGAGCAGAGCCACCTCGTCAAGGAGCTGCGCAGCGTCGACGGCGTCAAGGCGGTCATCCCCTTCGGGGTCAGTGACGACCGGACCACGCTCGCCTTCCAGGTCGTCACCGTAGGCGGCCCGGCGGACAAGGAGACGAGCGACACCGTCCGCCTCCTCAAGGCGAGCGCCGGACCGATCGGCACGGCGACGCACTCCGAGATCGGCCTCACCGGCCAGACCGTCGCCAACATCGAGATCTCCGAGCAGCTCGCCGCCGCGCTTCCTCCCTACCTGGCGATCGTCATCGGGCTCTCGCTCGTCCTGCTCACCATCGTCTTCCGCAGCATCCTCGTGCCGCTCGTCGCGACCGCCGGCTTCCTGCTGTCCGTCGCCGCGTCCTTCGGTGCCGCCGTCGCGGTCTACCAGTGGGGCTGGCTCGGCTCGATCCTCGGTGTCGACACCCCCGGGCCGATGCTCAGCTTCATGCCGATCATGCTCATCGGCGTCCTCTTCGGCCTGGCGATGGACTACCAGATGTTCCTCGTGTCCGGGATGAAGGAGGCGCACGCCCACGGCGCCGACGCCCGCGCTGCGGTGCGGCACGGCTTCACCCACGGCGCCAAGGTCGTGCTCGCCGCGGCCCTGATCATGGCGGCGGTCTTCGCGGGCTTCATCTTCGCCCACCTGACGATGATCCGGCCGATCGGCTTTGCGCTCGCCGTCGGAGTCCTCGTCGACGCGCTCCTCGTGCGGATGACCCTCACTCCTGCGGTGATGCACCTGCTCGGTGAGGGCGCCTGGTGGATGCCCCGCTGGCTCGACCGGATCCTGCCGGACCTCGACGTCGAGGGCACCGCCCTGGAGCAGGGTCCGGTGACGAAGGGGGAGACCTCGGCCACAGCGGAGCCCGTCAGCGGCTCATAG
- a CDS encoding MFS transporter — translation MGTALAALVLGGVGIGVTEFVTMGLLPEIAGGIGTTIPQAGHTISAYALGVVVGAPTIAIFGNRLPRRELLVALMVLFAVGNALSAVATSYPLLMLARLVAGIPHGAFFGIASIVAFDIVAPGRGGWAVSRIMLGIPIANVAGVPLATWLGQQAGWRSAYWLVAAIGVLTAVLVSIVVPHQPADTEADVRSELSAFADSQVWLTLLVGSIGFGGVFAMYSYISPILRNQTGLPADAVPIYLFVYGVGGLLGTMIAGRLVDLSVLRTLVGSTIATGASLALFAWAANWAIPAGVVLLLVCISVSAFVLALQLRLMEVAGRARTLGAAGNHAALNVANALGAWLGGLVLAAGWGWQAPSLVGAGLSLAGLVTLLISLRIHRGRTTLD, via the coding sequence GTGGGGACAGCCCTCGCCGCCCTGGTGCTCGGGGGCGTCGGCATCGGCGTCACCGAGTTCGTGACGATGGGACTGCTCCCGGAGATCGCCGGGGGCATCGGGACAACGATCCCACAGGCCGGGCACACAATCTCGGCGTACGCGCTCGGCGTCGTCGTCGGCGCACCGACGATCGCGATCTTCGGCAACCGGCTCCCCCGCCGTGAGCTGCTGGTCGCGCTCATGGTCCTCTTCGCCGTGGGCAACGCCCTGAGCGCGGTCGCCACGAGCTACCCGCTGCTCATGCTCGCCCGGCTCGTCGCCGGCATCCCGCACGGCGCCTTCTTCGGCATCGCCTCGATCGTCGCCTTCGACATCGTCGCGCCGGGGCGCGGCGGCTGGGCGGTCAGCCGGATCATGCTCGGCATCCCCATCGCCAACGTCGCCGGCGTCCCACTCGCGACCTGGCTGGGCCAGCAGGCCGGCTGGCGCTCCGCGTACTGGCTCGTCGCCGCGATCGGTGTCCTCACCGCCGTGCTCGTCAGCATCGTCGTCCCGCACCAGCCCGCCGACACAGAGGCCGACGTGCGCAGCGAGCTGTCCGCCTTCGCCGACTCGCAGGTCTGGCTCACACTGCTCGTCGGGTCGATCGGCTTCGGCGGCGTCTTTGCGATGTACTCCTACATCTCACCGATCCTGCGCAACCAGACCGGCCTGCCCGCCGACGCGGTGCCGATCTACCTCTTCGTCTACGGCGTCGGTGGCCTGCTCGGCACGATGATCGCCGGGCGGCTCGTCGACCTGTCGGTGCTGCGCACGCTCGTCGGGTCGACGATCGCGACCGGGGCCAGCCTCGCCCTCTTCGCCTGGGCCGCCAACTGGGCGATCCCGGCCGGCGTCGTCCTGCTCCTCGTGTGCATCTCCGTCTCGGCCTTCGTCCTCGCCCTCCAGCTGCGGCTCATGGAGGTCGCCGGACGCGCCCGCACCCTCGGCGCCGCCGGCAATCACGCCGCCCTCAACGTCGCCAACGCCCTCGGCGCCTGGCTCGGTGGACTCGTCCTCGCCGCTGGATGGGGGTGGCAGGCGCCCTCGCTCGTCGGCGCCGGCCTGTCCCTCGCCGGCCTCGTGACGCTGCTGATCTCCCTTCGCATCCACCGCGGTCGCACGACGCTGGACTGA
- a CDS encoding GNAT family N-acetyltransferase, translating into MAHPDIRPATPEDLPDLIRLVKDLATYEKEPDAAVATEDDFRAALFPTGKGATPMAWCHVAEAGEGRDRQVVGMALWFLTFSTWTGRHGIHLEDLYVEPRHRGSGLGKALLETLAQECRERGYKRLEWSVLRWNAPSIAFYDSLDATPQDEWLTYRLDGDALEALGRDDD; encoded by the coding sequence ATGGCGCACCCCGACATCCGCCCGGCCACACCGGAGGACCTGCCCGACCTGATCCGTCTGGTCAAGGACCTGGCGACGTACGAGAAGGAGCCGGACGCGGCCGTCGCCACGGAGGACGACTTCCGCGCCGCGCTCTTCCCCACGGGCAAGGGCGCGACGCCGATGGCCTGGTGCCACGTCGCCGAGGCGGGCGAAGGGCGGGACCGTCAGGTCGTCGGGATGGCGCTGTGGTTCCTCACCTTTTCCACCTGGACCGGTCGGCACGGTATCCACCTCGAGGACCTCTACGTCGAGCCGCGGCACCGCGGGTCGGGCCTGGGCAAGGCGCTGCTCGAGACCCTCGCGCAGGAGTGCCGCGAGCGCGGGTACAAGCGGCTGGAGTGGTCCGTGCTGCGGTGGAATGCACCGTCGATCGCCTTCTACGACTCGCTCGACGCGACGCCGCAGGACGAGTGGCTGACCTACCGGCTCGACGGCGACGCTCTCGAGGCGCTCGGTCGCGACGACGACTGA